The nucleotide window TAGAATTGACTATGTTCTGTTTTTGCTTCAGGTAAACCAAGGTTTTGCTCATGGCTCGTACTAAGCAGACTGCTCGTAAGTCCACTGGAGGAAAGGCTCCTAGGAAGCAGCTAGCCACCAAGGTTTGTGACTGCAATATTGATAGTTTACCTATGCCATGTCTTTATTTATGGTTTAGGTAAATTGAACTGGGTATAATTTGAACCTCAACCTTCATTGCCAGCTTATGACCAGATATCCTACTGATGTATATGGACTATCATGGTATTATTGTTAATTTGACCATGTGCTCTACTTTGCTTTTTGACAGGCTGCCCGTAAGTCTGCTCCCACAACTGGAGGAGTGAAGAAGCCTCACCGTTACCGCCTTGGAACTGTTGCTCTTCGGTGTGTAAAATCTTCCAACCTATTGTAGCATGTGTTATAGTTTTGTTTTGAAGTATTCTCAAATGAGTAAATTTTGTGCTTGACTTTGCAGTGAGATCCGCAAGTACCAGAAGAGCACGGAGCTGCTCATCAGGAAGCTTCCATTCCAGAGGCTTGTTAGGGAGATTGCCCAGGACTTCAAGGTGATCAATCAACTTGTGCACTACATTGTGATGCTCCTGTTGTGTCAACTCTTATAGTATGATGAATCA belongs to Triticum urartu cultivar G1812 chromosome 7, Tu2.1, whole genome shotgun sequence and includes:
- the LOC125522659 gene encoding histone H3.3-like; translated protein: MARTKQTARKSTGGKAPRKQLATKAARKSAPTTGGVKKPHRYRLGTVALREIRKYQKSTELLIRKLPFQRLVREIAQDFKTDLRF